A region from the Pseudomonas sp. P8_229 genome encodes:
- the cobD gene encoding threonine-phosphate decarboxylase CobD: MLEHGGRLRKAALEYGIAEADWLDLSSGLAPWPFAVPEIPLRAWARLPETDDGLEQAACDYYGASQVLPVAGSQMAIQLLPRLRRAGKVGVLSPCYAEHAEAWRRSGYIVREVLEQEVEFFLDSLDVLVVVNPNNPTGLSLTPARLLDWHARLAQRGGWLVVDEAFMDNTPHLSLASYTHQVGLVVLRSFGKFFGLAGVRLGFVLAERKLLRLLAEQVGPWAVSGPTRVLGRTCLQDTEAHTRQRIRSDEASERLARLLERYGFKPQGGCALFQWLITEHAPALHEFMARRGILLRIFTHNSSLRFGLPANAAEEARLEQALQAFAKEST, translated from the coding sequence ATGCTTGAGCACGGTGGCCGGCTGCGCAAGGCGGCACTCGAATACGGGATTGCCGAGGCCGACTGGCTCGACCTGTCCAGTGGCCTGGCGCCGTGGCCATTTGCGGTGCCGGAGATTCCGTTGCGTGCCTGGGCACGGTTGCCGGAAACCGACGACGGACTGGAGCAGGCCGCGTGCGATTACTACGGCGCCTCCCAGGTGCTGCCGGTAGCCGGTTCGCAGATGGCGATCCAGTTGCTGCCGCGTCTGCGCCGCGCCGGCAAGGTCGGCGTTTTGTCGCCGTGTTATGCCGAGCACGCCGAAGCCTGGCGCCGCAGCGGCTACATCGTGCGCGAAGTGCTGGAGCAGGAAGTCGAATTCTTTCTCGACAGCCTCGACGTGCTGGTGGTGGTCAACCCGAACAATCCCACCGGCCTGAGCCTGACGCCGGCGCGGCTGCTCGACTGGCACGCGCGGCTGGCCCAGCGTGGCGGCTGGCTGGTGGTCGATGAAGCGTTCATGGACAACACGCCGCACCTGAGTCTGGCGTCGTACACCCATCAGGTCGGCTTGGTCGTGTTGCGCTCGTTTGGCAAGTTTTTCGGTCTGGCCGGCGTGCGCCTGGGCTTTGTGCTGGCCGAACGCAAGCTGCTCAGATTGCTCGCCGAACAGGTCGGGCCATGGGCGGTCAGCGGGCCGACACGGGTGCTCGGGCGAACCTGCCTGCAAGACACCGAAGCGCACACCCGCCAGCGCATTCGCAGCGACGAGGCCAGTGAACGCCTGGCACGGCTGCTGGAGCGCTACGGCTTCAAACCCCAGGGCGGTTGCGCGCTGTTTCAGTGGCTGATCACCGAACACGCGCCTGCGTTGCACGAATTCATGGCCCGACGCGGCATCCTCCTGCGCATCTTCACCCACAACAGCAGTCTGCGTTTTGGCCTGCCCGCCAACGCGGCTGAAGAAGCGCGTCTCGAACAAGCGCTGCAAGCCTTTGCCAAGGAATCGACATGA
- a CDS encoding cobyric acid synthase gives MTTLMVQGTTSDAGKSTLVTALCRWATRQGVAVVPFKPQNMALNSAVTADGGEIGRAQAVQAQAAHLEPHTDMNPVLLKPNSDTGAQVIIHGRAVTSMNAVAYHDYKAIAMQAVLASHERLSAAYPLVMVEGAGSPAEINLRVGDIANMGFAEAVDCPVLLIADINRGGVFAHLVGTLELLSPSEQARVKGFIINRFRGDIALLQPGLDWLEQRTGKPVVGVLPYVMDLHLEAEDGIDQRQTDKAEQVLKVVVPVLPRISNHTDFDPLRLHPQVDLQFIGPGQAIPAADLIILPGSKSVRSDLAYLRANGWDAAINRHLRYGGKLLGICGGLQMLGEQVHDPLGLEGAPGSSAGLGLLAFETTLEAEKQLRNVRGHLALEEAEVSGYEIHAGVTVGPALENAAVHLEDGRCDGAQSPDGQVFGTYLHGLFESPAASAALLRWAGLSDVQDVDYHGLRERDIERLADLVEKHLDTGLLRRLCGI, from the coding sequence ATGACCACCCTGATGGTGCAGGGCACCACTTCCGACGCCGGTAAAAGCACGCTGGTGACGGCGCTGTGCCGCTGGGCCACCCGTCAGGGCGTGGCGGTGGTGCCGTTCAAACCACAGAACATGGCGCTCAACAGCGCAGTGACCGCTGACGGCGGCGAGATCGGTCGCGCGCAAGCGGTGCAGGCGCAAGCTGCGCACCTCGAACCGCACACCGACATGAACCCGGTGCTGCTCAAGCCCAACAGTGACACCGGCGCACAAGTGATCATCCATGGCCGTGCCGTCACCAGCATGAACGCCGTGGCTTATCACGACTACAAAGCCATCGCCATGCAAGCGGTGCTGGCTTCGCACGAGCGGCTCAGCGCGGCGTATCCATTGGTGATGGTCGAAGGCGCAGGTTCGCCAGCGGAGATCAATCTGCGTGTCGGGGACATCGCCAACATGGGCTTTGCCGAGGCGGTGGATTGCCCGGTGCTGCTGATCGCCGACATCAATCGCGGCGGGGTATTTGCGCATCTGGTCGGCACCCTTGAGTTGCTGTCGCCGAGCGAACAGGCACGGGTCAAAGGTTTCATCATCAACCGTTTTCGCGGCGACATCGCTTTGCTGCAACCGGGCCTCGACTGGCTGGAACAGCGCACCGGCAAACCGGTGGTGGGCGTGCTGCCGTACGTGATGGATCTGCACCTGGAAGCCGAGGACGGTATCGACCAGCGCCAGACCGACAAGGCCGAGCAAGTGCTCAAAGTAGTCGTGCCGGTGCTGCCGCGCATCAGCAACCACACCGATTTCGATCCGCTGCGTTTGCACCCGCAAGTGGACCTGCAATTCATCGGCCCGGGGCAGGCGATTCCTGCCGCCGATCTGATCATCCTGCCGGGCTCGAAAAGCGTGCGCAGCGATCTGGCGTATCTGCGTGCCAATGGCTGGGACGCGGCGATCAATCGGCACCTGCGTTACGGCGGCAAACTGTTGGGGATCTGCGGTGGTCTGCAAATGCTCGGCGAGCAGGTGCATGACCCGCTGGGGCTGGAAGGCGCGCCCGGTTCGAGTGCCGGCCTCGGTTTGCTGGCGTTCGAAACGACGCTGGAAGCCGAGAAGCAATTGCGCAACGTGCGCGGGCATCTGGCGCTGGAAGAGGCCGAGGTCAGTGGTTATGAAATCCATGCCGGGGTCACGGTGGGGCCGGCGCTGGAGAATGCGGCGGTGCATCTGGAAGACGGTCGTTGCGACGGCGCGCAGAGTCCGGATGGGCAGGTGTTCGGCACATATCTGCATGGCTTGTTCGAATCGCCGGCGGCGAGTGCGGCGTTGCTGCGTTGGGCCGGGTTGAGCGATGTGCAGGACGTGGATTACCACGGCTTGCGCGAGCGCGATATCGAACGTTTGGCGGATCTGGTGGAGAAGCATCTGGATACCGGTCTGTTGCGTCGGCTCTGTGGGATTTGA
- the cobU gene encoding bifunctional adenosylcobinamide kinase/adenosylcobinamide-phosphate guanylyltransferase, which translates to MLQLILGGARSGKSRLAEKLASASQLAVTYIATSQPLDGEMNDRVAHHRARRPAEWALIEEPLELARVLRENASAERCLLVDCLTLWLTNLLMLDDAERLAAEREALLDCLALLPGETIFVSNETGMGVVPLGELTRRYVDEAGWLHQALAERCQRVVLTVAGLPLTLKGPAL; encoded by the coding sequence ATGCTCCAACTGATCCTCGGCGGCGCCCGCTCCGGCAAAAGTCGCCTCGCGGAAAAACTCGCCAGCGCCAGCCAACTGGCCGTCACCTACATCGCCACCAGCCAACCGCTGGACGGCGAAATGAACGACCGCGTCGCGCATCACCGCGCCCGTCGCCCGGCCGAATGGGCGTTGATCGAAGAGCCGCTGGAACTGGCTCGCGTCCTGCGTGAAAACGCCAGCGCCGAGCGTTGCTTGCTGGTGGATTGCCTGACCCTGTGGCTGACCAATCTGCTGATGCTCGATGACGCCGAACGTCTCGCCGCTGAGCGCGAAGCCTTGCTGGACTGCCTGGCGTTATTGCCGGGGGAAACCATTTTTGTCAGCAACGAGACCGGAATGGGTGTCGTGCCGCTGGGCGAATTGACTCGCCGCTACGTCGATGAAGCCGGTTGGCTGCATCAAGCTCTGGCTGAGCGCTGTCAGCGTGTCGTCTTGACCGTCGCCGGCCTGCCCCTGACCCTGAAAGGACCTGCGTTATGA
- the cobT gene encoding nicotinate-nucleotide--dimethylbenzimidazole phosphoribosyltransferase codes for MTQAWWLNPCKPVNAEIVEQAAARQQQLTKPAGSLGRLETVAVQLAGLQGQVKPSVDQLWIAIFAGDHGVVAEGVSAFPQEVTGQMLLNFVSGGAAISVLARQLDAQLEVVDLGTVTPSLNLPGVRHLKVGPGTANFAKGAAMTRAQGELALQAGRDSVLRAKAAGAQLFIGGEMGIGNTTAASALACALLDCPVVHLTGPGTGLNAEGVSHKAQVIERALALHAAQRGDALQTLLNLGGFEIAALVGAYLACAQEGVAVLVDGFICTVAALVAVRLNPACREWLLFGHRGAEPGHRHVLEALNAEPLLELGLRLGEGSGAALAVPLLRLACDLHGQMATFAEAAVADRPA; via the coding sequence ATGACTCAAGCGTGGTGGTTGAACCCGTGCAAACCGGTGAATGCCGAGATCGTTGAACAAGCGGCGGCGCGCCAACAGCAACTGACCAAACCGGCCGGGTCTCTCGGTCGCCTCGAAACGGTGGCGGTGCAGTTGGCGGGATTGCAGGGCCAGGTCAAACCGAGCGTTGATCAGTTGTGGATCGCGATTTTCGCCGGTGATCATGGCGTGGTCGCGGAAGGTGTTTCGGCGTTCCCGCAGGAAGTCACCGGGCAGATGCTGCTCAACTTCGTCAGCGGTGGCGCGGCGATCAGCGTGCTGGCGCGCCAGCTCGATGCACAACTGGAAGTGGTGGATCTGGGCACCGTGACACCGTCGCTGAACCTGCCCGGCGTACGGCACTTGAAGGTCGGCCCGGGCACGGCGAATTTCGCCAAGGGCGCGGCGATGACCCGGGCGCAGGGCGAGCTCGCTTTGCAGGCCGGTCGCGACAGTGTGCTGCGTGCCAAGGCAGCAGGCGCGCAGTTGTTTATCGGTGGCGAAATGGGCATCGGCAACACCACCGCCGCCAGTGCGCTGGCCTGCGCCTTGCTCGATTGCCCGGTGGTGCACCTGACCGGCCCTGGCACGGGTTTGAATGCCGAAGGCGTCAGCCATAAGGCGCAAGTGATCGAGCGCGCGCTGGCCCTGCATGCGGCGCAACGGGGTGATGCGTTGCAAACCCTGCTCAATCTTGGCGGTTTTGAAATCGCCGCACTGGTCGGCGCGTATCTGGCCTGTGCCCAGGAAGGCGTCGCGGTGCTGGTCGACGGATTTATCTGCACGGTCGCCGCGTTGGTCGCGGTGCGGCTGAATCCGGCCTGTCGCGAGTGGCTATTGTTCGGCCACCGTGGCGCCGAACCGGGCCATCGTCATGTGCTCGAAGCCCTCAATGCCGAGCCGTTGCTGGAGCTCGGTTTGCGTCTGGGCGAGGGCAGTGGAGCGGCGTTGGCCGTACCGCTGTTGCGTCTGGCGTGCGACCTGCACGGGCAGATGGCGACGTTCGCTGAAGCCGCAGTGGCGGATCGTCCGGCATGA
- the cobC gene encoding alpha-ribazole phosphatase family protein — MTLRLDLLRHGETELGGGLRGSLDDALTENGWAQMRAAVIAGGPWDRLVSSPLQRCARFAAELGEQLNLPVNLDKDLQELHFGAWEGQSAAALMETDAEALGLFWADPYAFTPPQGEPVSDFAARVLGAVARLHQAYVGERVLLISHGGVMRLLLAQARGLPRQQLLNVEVAHASLFSLTVAADGSLKEGH, encoded by the coding sequence ATGACTTTGCGCCTGGACCTGTTGCGTCACGGCGAGACTGAACTGGGCGGTGGTTTGCGCGGCAGCCTCGATGATGCGCTGACGGAAAACGGTTGGGCGCAGATGCGTGCGGCGGTGATCGCGGGCGGGCCCTGGGATCGGCTGGTCAGTTCGCCGCTGCAGCGTTGTGCGCGGTTCGCCGCGGAGCTGGGTGAGCAACTGAATTTGCCGGTGAATCTGGACAAGGATCTGCAGGAGCTGCATTTCGGCGCCTGGGAAGGGCAGAGCGCTGCGGCGTTGATGGAGACTGACGCCGAGGCGCTGGGGCTGTTCTGGGCTGACCCGTATGCCTTTACGCCGCCGCAGGGTGAACCGGTCAGCGATTTTGCTGCGCGTGTGCTGGGCGCGGTTGCGCGGTTGCATCAGGCGTACGTCGGCGAGCGTGTGTTGCTGATCAGTCACGGCGGCGTGATGCGCCTGTTGCTGGCGCAAGCGCGTGGTTTGCCCCGTCAGCAGTTGCTCAATGTCGAAGTCGCGCATGCTTCGTTGTTTTCCCTGACCGTTGCAGCCGATGGCTCGCTCAAGGAAGGTCACTGA
- a CDS encoding adenosylcobinamide-GDP ribazoletransferase, with translation MLPLWIALQFLSSLPIRLPGMPQPEQLGRSLLFYPLVGLLFGVILWAFNLALAGAPLLLHAALLLTVWVLLSGALHLDGLADSADAWLGGFGDRERTLTIMKDPRSGPIAVVTLVLVLLLKFCALLALIEQGHGLALIIVPLLGRAALLGLFLTTPYVRAGGLGQALADHLPRRAGWWVLGFSALGCVLIAGAKAIVALAVALGVFVWLRQVMMRRLGGATGDTAGALLELLEMAVLIGVVLV, from the coding sequence ATGCTGCCACTGTGGATCGCCCTGCAATTTCTCAGCAGTTTGCCGATTCGTCTGCCGGGGATGCCTCAGCCGGAGCAACTCGGGCGCTCGTTGCTGTTTTATCCGCTGGTGGGGTTGCTGTTCGGGGTGATCCTCTGGGCATTCAACCTGGCGTTGGCCGGCGCACCATTGTTGCTGCATGCGGCGCTGTTGCTGACGGTGTGGGTGCTGCTCAGCGGCGCGCTGCATCTCGACGGTCTGGCTGACAGCGCTGACGCCTGGCTCGGTGGTTTCGGTGATCGCGAACGCACGCTGACGATCATGAAGGATCCGCGCAGCGGGCCGATCGCGGTGGTGACGCTGGTGCTGGTGTTGTTGCTCAAGTTCTGCGCGTTGCTGGCGCTGATCGAGCAAGGGCATGGGCTGGCGCTGATCATCGTGCCGCTGCTGGGGCGTGCGGCGTTGTTAGGATTGTTTCTGACCACACCGTATGTGCGGGCGGGTGGGTTGGGGCAGGCGCTGGCCGATCATCTGCCGCGCAGGGCGGGGTGGTGGGTGCTTGGGTTCAGTGCGCTGGGCTGTGTGCTGATCGCAGGGGCTAAAGCGATTGTTGCGCTGGCTGTCGCGTTAGGGGTGTTTGTCTGGCTGCGGCAGGTGATGATGCGGCGGCTGGGCGGGGCCACGGGCGATACGGCGGGGGCGTTGCTCGAATTGCTGGAGATGGCGGTGTTGATTGGGGTGGTGTTGGTCTGA
- a CDS encoding MarR family winged helix-turn-helix transcriptional regulator, which translates to MLPSQCLCTNLRRAARGVSRHYDGALDGFGINVAQYSLLCNLQRLDQPSISELAEAMGLDRSTLGRNLRVLEGEGLVALAEGKDMRNRIVRLTEAGVQRLAAALPAWEAAQQRLIDRLGAEKRETLLRLLDELA; encoded by the coding sequence ATGCTTCCTTCTCAGTGTTTGTGCACCAACCTGCGTCGCGCCGCTCGTGGCGTCAGCAGGCATTACGACGGCGCTCTCGACGGCTTCGGGATCAACGTTGCCCAGTATTCTTTGCTGTGCAACCTGCAGCGCCTGGATCAACCAAGCATTTCCGAACTGGCCGAAGCCATGGGTCTGGATCGCAGTACCCTGGGACGCAATCTGCGGGTGCTGGAAGGCGAGGGCCTGGTGGCGCTGGCCGAGGGCAAAGACATGCGCAACCGCATCGTCAGGCTCACCGAGGCCGGTGTGCAGCGCTTGGCGGCGGCCCTGCCAGCCTGGGAAGCGGCGCAACAGCGATTGATTGATCGCCTGGGCGCCGAGAAGCGTGAAACCTTGCTCAGATTGCTGGATGAACTGGCCTGA
- a CDS encoding MFS transporter, whose amino-acid sequence MTSMWRTCGWVLLGSALILALSLGVRHGFGLFLSPMSAQFGWGREVFAFAIALQNLIWGLAQPFTGALADRFGAAKVVLVGGVFYALGLVFMGLSDSALSLSLSAGLLIGIGLSGTSFSVILGVVGRAVPPEKRSMGMGIASAAGSFGQFAMLPGTLGLIGWLGWSAALLVLGLLVALIVPLVSMLKDKPLPVLGHEQTLPEALREACSHSGFWLLAFGFFVCGFQVVFIGVHLPAYLVDQHLPATVGTTVLALIGLFNIFGTYTAGWLGGRMSKPRLLTALYLLRAVVIVLFLWLPVTTTSAYLFGMAMGFLWLSTVPLTNGTVATLFGVRNLSMLGGIVFLFHQLGSFLGGWLGGVVYDRTGSYDLIWQVAILLSLLAAALNWPVRERPVARLQPGVSAA is encoded by the coding sequence ATGACATCGATGTGGCGTACGTGCGGTTGGGTGTTGCTGGGAAGTGCGCTGATTCTGGCGTTGTCATTGGGCGTGCGGCACGGCTTCGGTCTGTTCCTGTCGCCGATGAGCGCACAGTTCGGCTGGGGGCGCGAAGTGTTTGCCTTCGCCATCGCCTTGCAGAACTTGATCTGGGGGCTGGCACAGCCGTTCACCGGGGCTTTGGCTGACCGTTTCGGTGCGGCCAAAGTGGTGCTGGTCGGCGGTGTGTTCTACGCCTTGGGCCTGGTGTTCATGGGGCTGTCCGATTCGGCACTGAGCCTGTCGTTGAGCGCCGGTCTGTTGATCGGCATCGGCCTCTCCGGTACGTCGTTCTCGGTGATCCTCGGCGTGGTCGGGCGTGCCGTGCCGCCGGAAAAACGCAGCATGGGCATGGGTATCGCCAGCGCCGCCGGCTCGTTCGGCCAGTTCGCCATGCTGCCCGGCACCCTGGGTTTGATCGGCTGGCTCGGCTGGTCGGCTGCGCTGTTGGTGCTCGGCCTGCTGGTGGCGCTGATCGTGCCGCTGGTGAGCATGCTCAAGGACAAACCGCTGCCGGTGCTGGGTCATGAACAGACCCTGCCTGAAGCGTTGCGTGAAGCCTGTTCGCATTCCGGCTTTTGGTTGCTGGCGTTCGGCTTTTTCGTCTGCGGTTTTCAGGTGGTATTCATCGGTGTGCATCTGCCGGCCTATCTGGTCGATCAGCATCTGCCGGCCACGGTCGGCACCACGGTGCTGGCGTTGATCGGGTTGTTCAACATCTTCGGAACCTACACCGCCGGCTGGCTCGGCGGGCGCATGTCCAAACCGCGTCTGCTGACCGCGTTGTACCTGCTGCGCGCAGTGGTGATTGTGCTGTTCCTGTGGCTGCCGGTGACGACCACTTCGGCCTATCTGTTCGGCATGGCCATGGGCTTCTTGTGGTTATCGACGGTGCCGTTGACCAACGGCACGGTGGCGACCTTGTTTGGCGTGCGCAATCTGTCCATGCTCGGCGGTATCGTGTTCCTGTTCCACCAGCTCGGCTCGTTCCTCGGCGGCTGGCTGGGCGGGGTGGTGTATGACCGTACCGGGAGTTATGACTTGATCTGGCAAGTGGCGATTCTCTTGAGCCTGCTGGCGGCTGCGCTGAACTGGCCGGTGCGCGAGCGTCCGGTGGCGCGCCTGCAACCGGGTGTGAGCGCCGCATGA
- a CDS encoding glutathione peroxidase, which yields MLMRWCVVPALLMALTGLAQAADCPDALQGSLPKLRAKESIDLCQRYAGKPLVVVNTASFCGFAPQFEGLEALNQRYKAQGLEMLGVPSNDFKQESKDSAETAKVCYANYGVTFTMTEPQKVRGDGATHLFKVLAEQSSAPKWNFYKYVIDRQGKVIANFSSLTKPDDPEFIAAIEKAIASNPLAD from the coding sequence ATGCTCATGCGCTGGTGTGTTGTACCCGCGTTGCTGATGGCGTTGACCGGATTGGCCCAGGCCGCTGATTGTCCGGATGCGCTGCAAGGTTCGCTGCCGAAGTTGCGCGCCAAGGAATCCATCGACCTCTGTCAGCGCTACGCCGGCAAGCCGCTGGTGGTGGTCAATACCGCGAGCTTCTGTGGCTTCGCTCCGCAGTTCGAGGGCCTCGAAGCGCTTAATCAGCGCTACAAGGCACAAGGTCTGGAGATGCTCGGCGTGCCGTCCAACGACTTCAAGCAAGAGTCCAAGGACAGCGCTGAGACCGCCAAGGTCTGCTATGCCAACTACGGCGTGACGTTCACCATGACCGAGCCGCAGAAGGTCCGTGGCGATGGCGCTACCCACCTGTTCAAGGTGCTGGCGGAGCAGAGCAGCGCGCCGAAGTGGAATTTCTACAAGTACGTGATCGACCGTCAGGGCAAGGTGATTGCGAATTTTTCCAGCCTGACCAAGCCGGATGATCCGGAATTTATCGCCGCCATCGAGAAAGCCATAGCCTCAAACCCCCTGGCTGACTGA
- a CDS encoding OmpP1/FadL family transporter, which yields MKKVMLKTTLSLAVTMASTQIFAAGFAINEHSISGMGTGYAGRSSSADDASTVYGNPAGMSRITREQVTGGVAFLDAKTDIKDASSSPNGGSNKGDMVPFTSVPMGFYVKPIDEHWAFGLGVYVPFGLITDYEKGFGGRYFGSKSEVQVITFQPTVSYKFNDVVSVGFGPTINRIDGTLESNLSITQAAPDGKVKIKGDDTALGYNIGVLVQATDTTRLGLTYHSKVDYKLEGNTKVNYGVLGAVGLGAEQKYDASLKITTPESVDFSVTQAINDRWNVYAGSTWTRWSQLKKITVENSGVQPLLAGQFGEITEDQNWHDSWAYAVGTSYQLNKEWVLRTGLTFDQSPTNNVDRSPRIPTGDRTIFSLGAGWSPTEDLTIDVAYSYLKEESVKVHNQNDRGQTYDAKYENSANGFGVGATYRF from the coding sequence ATGAAAAAAGTAATGCTCAAAACCACCCTTAGCCTCGCCGTGACCATGGCATCCACCCAGATCTTCGCAGCTGGCTTTGCCATCAACGAACACAGCATCAGCGGGATGGGTACTGGTTACGCTGGGCGATCTTCTTCTGCCGACGACGCAAGCACTGTTTATGGCAACCCTGCCGGCATGTCGCGCATCACGCGCGAACAAGTCACTGGCGGTGTTGCATTCCTCGATGCCAAGACCGATATCAAAGACGCCAGCTCCAGCCCTAACGGCGGCAGCAACAAAGGCGACATGGTGCCCTTCACCTCCGTACCTATGGGCTTCTACGTCAAACCGATCGATGAGCATTGGGCATTCGGCCTCGGCGTATACGTGCCGTTCGGCCTGATTACCGACTACGAAAAAGGCTTTGGCGGCCGTTACTTCGGCAGCAAGTCCGAAGTGCAAGTCATCACCTTCCAGCCGACTGTCAGCTACAAGTTCAACGACGTGGTGTCGGTCGGTTTCGGTCCGACCATCAACCGTATCGACGGTACGCTGGAATCCAACCTGTCGATCACCCAGGCCGCTCCGGATGGCAAGGTCAAGATCAAGGGTGACGACACCGCGCTGGGTTACAACATTGGCGTGCTGGTACAGGCCACTGACACCACTCGCCTGGGTCTGACCTACCACTCGAAAGTCGACTACAAGCTCGAAGGCAACACCAAGGTCAACTACGGTGTGCTGGGCGCAGTCGGCCTGGGTGCCGAGCAGAAGTACGACGCTTCGCTGAAGATCACCACGCCTGAATCCGTGGACTTCTCGGTCACTCAAGCGATCAACGACCGCTGGAACGTCTATGCCGGTTCGACCTGGACCCGCTGGAGCCAGCTGAAGAAGATCACCGTCGAAAACTCGGGTGTCCAGCCGCTGCTGGCCGGTCAGTTCGGCGAGATCACCGAAGACCAGAACTGGCACGACTCCTGGGCTTACGCCGTGGGTACTTCGTACCAGTTGAACAAGGAATGGGTACTGCGCACCGGTCTGACTTTCGACCAGTCGCCGACCAACAACGTCGACCGTTCGCCACGCATCCCGACCGGCGACCGGACCATCTTCAGCCTCGGTGCCGGCTGGAGCCCGACCGAAGACCTGACCATCGACGTGGCTTACTCGTACTTGAAGGAAGAGTCGGTCAAAGTCCACAACCAAAACGATCGTGGCCAGACCTACGACGCCAAGTATGAAAACTCGGCAAACGGTTTCGGTGTCGGCGCGACCTATCGCTTCTGA